The Bacteroides ovatus genomic interval GTTACGGGTAGTCACTGCATCACTCTCGATTTTGCTTAGTCCGGCACGTTCACGTACCAGATTCAGGTATTTCAACCCGGCAGAGGGACCGTCTACTTCGTTCAATACTTCCGCATACATCAGTAGTACATCTGCATAACGAATGACAGGCCAGTCATTTTCAGCATCGTATCGTATGGATACTTCCGAAAGGAATTTCTTTACATAAGCCACTTGTGCTTCCACGTCTTTACTCTTATCATAATAACTGTCTGCCATGCTGACGTCCTTTCTCAAATCCTCTTTGCTGTAAGCGGCGGATATTTCTTTCGTAGGATAATTCTTACCGTCACCGCTACCCGTGATTACGTTCGCGCCACTGTTTTGCGGTGCAAATGTATTGGCAAACGGAGAACCGATTCCCAGACTACCACTTTTATAGCGTACAGTGAAGATAATATCATCGTTCATCTCTTTGGTTGTATCAAACACGTCGGCATATTTGACATTCAGTGTCTCGCCTTTGGCAGTCACTACATCGCTTAATAACGGTTTGGCATCTTCATACCGTCCGAGGGTAAGATACACTTTAGCCAGTAGAGATTTGGCTGCCAGTACTGTGGCACGTCCCAGATCATTAGAGCTGTATGTGATGTCCTGTAAATCCGTAACGGAACGTTTCAGATCGTCGATGATTTGCGCATAAGTGGCCTGCACCGAACTGCGGTCTTTCTTTAGTGATTCTGCGATACTGATCTCTTCTGTCACCAGAAAGGTAGGGCCGAAGAGACGTACCAGATTGAAATAATGATAGGCACGGATAAAGAGAGCTTCACCCTCGAATTGTGCACGTTTCTTTTCGTTCTCCACTACGGCCAGCACTTCGGGTTTCAGTATTGAGTTGCAGTTATTGATATTCTGATAGGTAGCTTCCCAGTAGGTGCGGATATTCGGGTTGCTGGCGTCCATTGTTCCAAGGTCCAGTGCCAGCAGTTGCATGAATGCGTCGTTGCTGGAACGGGTGCCGTTCATGCGAGTGTTGTCCGAGCGAAGTTCCGTCAACGCCCA includes:
- a CDS encoding RagB/SusD family nutrient uptake outer membrane protein, which encodes MKLKHTFIGILSTCALGLASCDLNITPDSYIADINFYQNEAEVNTAVIGCYGGIHAPLNIEWALTELRSDNTRMNGTRSSNDAFMQLLALDLGTMDASNPNIRTYWEATYQNINNCNSILKPEVLAVVENEKKRAQFEGEALFIRAYHYFNLVRLFGPTFLVTEEISIAESLKKDRSSVQATYAQIIDDLKRSVTDLQDITYSSNDLGRATVLAAKSLLAKVYLTLGRYEDAKPLLSDVVTAKGETLNVKYADVFDTTKEMNDDIIFTVRYKSGSLGIGSPFANTFAPQNSGANVITGSGDGKNYPTKEISAAYSKEDLRKDVSMADSYYDKSKDVEAQVAYVKKFLSEVSIRYDAENDWPVIRYADVLLMYAEVLNEVDGPSAGLKYLNLVRERAGLSKIESDAVTTRNVFRTYLEKERRLELAFENQRWFDLLRWGKAIEVINKHIQETEWDFYAGYTQQINKLKDYQLILPIPQSVIDNNPGVITQNPNY